One genomic segment of Stigmatopora argus isolate UIUO_Sarg chromosome 1, RoL_Sarg_1.0, whole genome shotgun sequence includes these proteins:
- the LOC144078991 gene encoding synaptophysin-like: protein MDVVNQLVAQGQFRVMKVPLGFIKILQWFFAIFAFSTCGSYSGMLRMSVECKNRTDSDLSIEVEFEYPFRLHHVYFDAPTCKGGNTERLFLVGDYSSSAEFFVTIGVFSFLYTTAALAIYVFFFEKYKENNKGPLVDLGVSAVFAFMWLVSSAAWAKGLSDVKMATDPDQVITLIEACDVEENRCREVHDPVMSGLNTSVAFGFINLVLWVGNLWFVFKETGIIAPFMRAPPAQEKAATEANAQGIYEQDPYASNQGGYQPDYNQQGYNQDPEQGAPTSYSNQM from the exons ATGGACGTCGTCAATCAg CTGGTGGCCCAGGGTCAGTTCAGGGTGATGAAGGTTCCTCTCGGCTTCATCAAGATCCTACAGTGG TTCTTCGCTATCTTTGCCTTCTCCACATGCGGAAGCTATTCGGGAATGCTGCGCATGTCTGTGGAGTGTAAGAACCGCACGGACAGCGACCTGAGCATCGAGGTGGAGTTCGAATATCCTTTCAG ATTGCATCACGTGTACTTTGACGCTCCCACCTGCAAGGGTGGGAACACGGAGCGTCTCTTCCTGGTGGGCGACTATTCCTCCTCGGCCGAGTTCTTCGTCACCATCGGCGTCTTCTCCTTCCTGTACACCACGGCGGCGCTCGCCATCTACGTCTTCTTCTTTGAGAAGTACAAGGAGAACAACAAGGGCCCACTGGTG GACCTTGGCGTCAGCGCCGTGTTCGCCTTCATGTGGCTCGTAAGCTCGGCGGCGTGGGCCAAGGGTTTGTCTGACGTCAAGATGGCCACTGACCCGGACCAGGTCATCACTCTGATTGAGGCCTGCGACGTCGAGGAGAATCGTTGCCGGGAAGTGCACGACCCCGTCATGTCTGGACTCAACACTTCAGTG GCTTTCGGCTTCATCAACCTGGTCCTGTGGGTGGGAAACCTGTGGTTCGTCTTCAAGGAGACGGGCATCATCGCCCCCTTCATGAGAGCGCCTCCAGCTCAGGAGAAAGCAGCCACCGAGGCCAACGCGCAAGGCATCTATGAACAGGACCCTTATGCCAGCAACCAGGGCGGTTACCAGCCTGATTACAACCAGCAGGGTTATAACCAA GATCCAGAGCAGGGGGCGCCCACCTCCTATTCCAATCAGATGTGA